A single window of Vibrio stylophorae DNA harbors:
- a CDS encoding zinc/cadmium/mercury/lead-transporting ATPase gives MCQHCHESRCQSVRHQQLPKVAQPLSIEDSAQTSCCAGGQCQSSKSQQSDDGSGEDEESARILSSSKSAPSLQLHALHLSHFRVAQTHSAHPISPDSSTDAEMHQHCDLSFATSANDESDAGIAQGAMSESWYIQGMDCPSCARKVENAVSRVAHVEKAKVLFATEKLVVQFADQKNLADVEQAIESAGFQYRRQGEQAKQVQMPWWKNRENWLMLGIAGLMATASVLEHFAHAASIVLFTVATLIGVLPIAHKAYQQIKTGTPFAIETLMVVAALGALYLGETAEAAMVLLLFLLGEKLEGFAANRARSGVQSLMALVPEKTIKIVDGARVEVAASELQVGDIIEVSAGERLCADGLLLDNLASVDLSALTGESIPVEKHQGEKIAAGALMVEKTVRIQVQSQQGENAIDRILNLIEQAEENKAPLERFIVRFSQWYTPLMMAIALLIIVIPPLAFGGAWDTWIYRGLVLLLIACPCALVISTPAAITSGLAVAAKRGALIKGGAALETLATIHTIAFDKTGTLTQGTPQVTDFVTLSGEKAQRIAQAASVEVGSHHPLAKAVVHYAKEQQVSVTEASDRQAMAGMGVAGIYQGEAVAVVAADRLPTDVTLSQDVSKQCADLQSEGKTLGVVLVENQPVALVAWRDQLRLDAKDALAALDKIGVHAFMLTGDHGQAAKAVAGQLGMDYQASLLPEDKLNWIAEKNKQGGVAMVGDGINDTPAMKTASIGIAMGAGSDIALETADAALTHNRLIELANMIVLSRKTLANIRQNVTIALGLKGLFLMTSVLGITGLWVAVLADTGATALVTLNALRLLRLKNKKLVD, from the coding sequence ATGTGTCAACACTGTCATGAAAGTCGCTGCCAAAGCGTCCGTCATCAGCAACTACCAAAAGTTGCACAACCCCTATCAATTGAAGATTCAGCACAGACCAGCTGCTGTGCTGGTGGGCAATGCCAGTCCAGCAAATCTCAGCAAAGTGATGATGGCTCAGGAGAGGATGAAGAGAGCGCGCGAATCCTATCGTCATCTAAAAGTGCGCCATCTCTTCAGCTCCATGCTTTACATCTCAGTCATTTCCGAGTCGCGCAGACACACTCGGCACATCCAATTTCTCCTGATTCATCGACTGATGCTGAGATGCACCAGCATTGCGATCTGTCATTTGCGACATCTGCCAATGATGAAAGTGACGCCGGTATTGCGCAGGGCGCTATGAGTGAAAGCTGGTATATCCAAGGAATGGATTGTCCAAGCTGCGCACGTAAAGTTGAAAATGCGGTAAGCCGCGTGGCACATGTTGAGAAAGCCAAAGTGCTTTTTGCGACAGAAAAGCTGGTGGTTCAATTTGCTGATCAAAAAAATCTAGCCGATGTAGAACAAGCGATAGAGAGCGCAGGTTTTCAGTATCGACGTCAAGGCGAACAAGCCAAACAAGTCCAGATGCCTTGGTGGAAAAATCGAGAAAACTGGCTGATGTTAGGTATCGCTGGTCTGATGGCGACAGCATCCGTGCTGGAGCATTTTGCACATGCAGCATCGATTGTGCTCTTTACAGTGGCGACTTTGATTGGTGTACTGCCTATTGCCCATAAAGCGTATCAGCAGATTAAAACAGGAACACCTTTTGCGATTGAAACCTTGATGGTTGTTGCCGCTCTAGGCGCGCTCTATTTAGGTGAAACCGCTGAAGCGGCCATGGTTCTGTTGCTCTTTTTATTGGGTGAGAAGCTTGAAGGCTTTGCGGCGAATCGCGCGCGAAGTGGCGTGCAATCCTTAATGGCTTTGGTGCCAGAAAAAACCATTAAAATTGTTGATGGCGCGCGTGTTGAGGTTGCGGCGAGTGAGCTGCAAGTGGGCGATATCATTGAGGTCAGTGCTGGTGAACGTTTGTGTGCCGATGGTTTGTTACTTGATAACTTAGCCAGCGTGGATCTCAGTGCGCTTACCGGTGAATCGATTCCAGTTGAAAAGCACCAAGGCGAAAAAATCGCAGCTGGTGCACTGATGGTTGAGAAAACGGTTCGCATTCAAGTGCAGAGTCAGCAAGGTGAAAACGCCATTGACCGCATTCTAAATTTGATTGAGCAGGCAGAAGAAAATAAAGCGCCGCTAGAGCGATTTATTGTGCGCTTTAGCCAGTGGTACACACCGCTGATGATGGCCATTGCGCTGCTGATTATTGTGATCCCACCATTAGCCTTTGGCGGCGCGTGGGATACATGGATTTACCGCGGTTTGGTGCTGCTATTGATTGCTTGTCCTTGCGCGCTGGTGATCTCAACGCCAGCGGCAATCACCTCTGGTCTTGCGGTTGCAGCTAAACGCGGTGCATTGATTAAAGGCGGCGCGGCGCTGGAAACATTGGCAACCATTCATACCATCGCCTTTGATAAAACCGGTACGCTAACTCAAGGGACACCGCAGGTGACAGATTTTGTCACTTTATCAGGTGAAAAGGCGCAGCGAATCGCACAAGCTGCTTCTGTTGAAGTGGGCTCGCATCACCCATTGGCCAAAGCTGTGGTTCATTATGCTAAGGAGCAGCAAGTGAGCGTGACTGAAGCAAGTGATCGACAAGCTATGGCGGGAATGGGGGTTGCTGGCATCTATCAAGGTGAAGCAGTGGCAGTTGTCGCTGCGGATCGTTTACCAACGGATGTGACGCTGTCACAGGATGTATCAAAGCAATGTGCAGATTTGCAATCGGAAGGGAAAACCCTTGGCGTCGTCTTGGTGGAAAATCAGCCTGTGGCGCTTGTTGCTTGGCGCGATCAATTGCGTTTGGATGCCAAAGATGCCTTGGCAGCGCTTGATAAAATTGGTGTCCATGCCTTTATGCTAACAGGCGATCACGGTCAAGCGGCGAAAGCTGTGGCAGGGCAACTTGGCATGGATTATCAAGCTAGTCTGCTGCCAGAAGATAAACTCAACTGGATTGCGGAGAAAAATAAGCAGGGCGGCGTTGCCATGGTGGGGGATGGGATCAATGATACGCCAGCGATGAAAACAGCATCCATTGGTATCGCTATGGGTGCAGGCTCTGATATTGCGCTTGAAACTGCAGATGCGGCGCTCACCCATAATCGTTTGATTGAGCTTGCCAACATGATTGTATTGTCGCGTAAAACCTTGGCCAACATTCGTCAGAACGTCACCATTGCGCTGGGGTTAAAAGGGCTCTTTTTAATGACCAGTGTTTTAGGGATCACCGGACTTTGGGTCGCAGTTTTAGCTGATACCGGGGCAACTGCCTTGGTGACCTTAAATGCGCTTCGCTTACTTCGATTGAAAAATAAAAAATTGGTCGATTAG
- a CDS encoding DUF3131 domain-containing protein — MLSLMFILPVSWAKTGSPAPMPEQVKLSDRGIHSASDPQIMKARQQRGISPQNISPSDISQNSSPVEPQGANQPHQGKALSKEQRQLALQAQAYFTRYRHANTGLVDAVAGYPHLTLWDIASIISAELAMEALALQSPQQTERHLKALLRTLKTMPLYQDQLPNRQYDAKTGLPSGPYSQTKYQGNGWSALDIGRLLIWLHILEEQKPQFSGAISQIAKRWQLKRAVHQGTLYGMKLSRGKQYYRQEGRLGYLQYAATGFVLFGFKLEQAFSWDHIQTVNVQTVKSDSHDLLIDERNLPYFTSDPYVLYALEITAKQPWWQQIDAIYAMHRQHYLTHQQLYAFAEDAMDRAPWFAYNNLYYYQQPWLSTSSGGQPIETGQTLSHKVGLGFSVLFDDPFATQLQQQVIRNAQHHHYIPTGQYEDGGINRAYNINTQALILLSLWYQQRGHAILDAVHLQSTHQHSH; from the coding sequence ATGCTGAGCCTGATGTTTATTTTGCCTGTCTCTTGGGCGAAAACCGGCTCACCAGCGCCAATGCCAGAACAGGTGAAACTCAGCGATCGCGGTATTCATAGCGCTAGCGACCCACAAATTATGAAAGCGCGCCAGCAGCGTGGTATCTCACCACAAAATATTTCGCCGAGTGATATTTCACAAAACAGTTCGCCCGTAGAGCCACAGGGCGCCAATCAACCCCATCAAGGCAAAGCGCTGAGCAAAGAACAGCGACAACTAGCACTACAAGCGCAGGCCTATTTTACACGTTACCGCCATGCTAATACGGGTTTAGTTGATGCCGTTGCTGGCTACCCGCATCTAACATTGTGGGATATCGCCAGTATCATTAGCGCTGAATTAGCGATGGAAGCCTTAGCCCTGCAAAGTCCACAGCAAACGGAGCGGCACTTAAAAGCATTACTGCGCACGCTAAAAACCATGCCGCTTTATCAAGATCAGCTGCCAAACCGTCAATATGATGCCAAAACCGGGCTTCCCTCTGGGCCCTATAGTCAAACAAAGTATCAAGGTAATGGTTGGTCAGCGCTGGATATCGGCAGGCTGCTGATTTGGCTTCACATTCTTGAGGAGCAAAAGCCGCAATTTTCAGGTGCGATCAGTCAAATTGCTAAACGCTGGCAGCTCAAACGTGCCGTGCATCAAGGGACGCTCTATGGCATGAAGCTTAGCCGTGGGAAGCAGTATTATCGGCAAGAGGGACGTTTAGGCTATTTACAATATGCAGCGACCGGATTTGTTCTTTTTGGTTTTAAGCTAGAGCAAGCTTTTTCCTGGGACCATATTCAAACTGTGAATGTTCAAACCGTCAAATCTGACTCGCACGACTTACTGATTGATGAACGTAATCTCCCCTACTTTACCAGCGACCCTTATGTGCTTTACGCGCTGGAAATCACCGCAAAGCAGCCTTGGTGGCAACAGATCGATGCAATTTATGCCATGCATCGACAGCATTACCTGACGCATCAACAACTCTATGCCTTTGCAGAAGATGCCATGGATCGCGCGCCTTGGTTTGCCTATAACAATCTCTATTACTATCAGCAGCCTTGGCTAAGTACTTCTAGTGGCGGTCAACCGATTGAAACCGGACAAACACTCAGTCATAAGGTCGGCTTAGGTTTCAGTGTGCTCTTTGATGATCCCTTTGCGACGCAACTTCAGCAGCAAGTGATCCGCAATGCCCAACATCATCACTATATCCCCACAGGGCAATATGAAGATGGCGGTATCAACCGTGCTTATAACATCAATACCCAAGCGCTGATATTACTGAGCCTTTGGTATCAGCAGCGCGGCCATGCCATTTTAGATGCTGTGCATCTTCAATCAACACACCAGCATTCTCACTAA
- a CDS encoding calcium-binding protein, translating to MQGTKDNDKIIGTSADDEIHVQEGHDEVEGRDGNDYVTGGAGSDRLLGEGGEDTLFGDTPYDLQPEITPESPDGNIDDSWGTSQTVYEYQAGSQEPSEKIEHSVRLDNYLVDGEGQLSSLFTLSSDEQTVTVKMIDEQGNILQSHRVEINENGQFELTFQYADADVDDNRLFHFRIENELGESIDSIESLSFVAHNIFDDTIYGGQGDDVIFGQQGDDTIYGGEGDDFIDGDINDDALFGGEGADVLVGGAGQDLLSGGSDNDTLLGSDGDDTLYGDGGDDLLLGELGDDVIEGGEGQDTLIGDDGQDTLKGDTGQDTLLGGLGDDTLLGGLDNDELHGDAGNDQLIGGAGDDFIMGGEGQDTLQGDSGDDLLLGGDDNDQIEGGEGNDLLFGELGDDHITGGLGDDQLYGDDGQDTLIAGEGNDQLFAGAGDDRLFGEAGDDILHGNEGNDTLDAGSGDDVIYAGSGDDHLIGGEGNDTLFGEGGDNRFEGGAGDDTVYSDAGIDTIDTGTGNDTIFAGDGDNRIDAGTGHDTVYAGSGTDEINLGDGNDLLFAGDGDNQIIAGTGDDQIYTGQGADTIDAGEGQDTLFTGDGDDKLHLGAGDDTAYAGAGDDVMYGQSGANTLYGEDGNDTLYAGQDASKLYGGQGADTLEGSTQSDELHGGGDNDLILASEGDDQISGGSGDDKLYAGIGDDVALGGAGDDLILGEQGDDILVGDSGDDTLMGGDGRDLLAGGSGDDRLDGGLGQSELYGDEGNDTLLSGDDADILSGGSGDDVITANAGDDTLYAGSGQDTLDAGSGNDRIFGESGQNTIDAGSGDDQIYGGIDQDTIDAGSGDDLVYAGDGDDRIEAGLGDDFIDAGAGQDELYGGEGNDALFGGANQDYLVGGEGQDYLDGGSGDDTLQGSDASDTLYGGSGADTILGGEGDNILFAGDGQDTLTMGAGDDVVYGEAGDNQITLGDGDNTLFGGSGADTAQTGQGQDHLSGASGNDTLRAGAGDDLLEGGDNHDTLYGESGQDTLLGDTGNDTLYGGEGADKLFAGSGQDTLYGGAGDDELHGQTGLNALFGDAGRDTLYGGDGSDTLDGGDDDDRLEGFAGDDQLSGGQGDDTLDGGEGADTLLGGLGDDSLSDSQGDNRLYGNEGQDTLTTGAGHDVLDGGAGDDTLDAGDGHNTLSGGAGADTLLSGAGNDRLEGGDDDDQLTTTGGDNVLYGDGGDDRLTAGAGQDQLFGGDGQDTLLAGSGDDQLSGDAGNDKLYGGSGDDRLEGGLGDDKLYGQNNDDILEGGEGNDSLYGGSGQDTLIAGLGDDLLKGDGGNDTLWANEGDDRLKGGSGDDLLYGEEGDDTLEGDSGSDQLYGAIGDDTLSGGSGADKLSGGDGQDVLYGGDDSDFLDGGSESDRLYGDGGDDLLFGLTGDDTLDGGSGVDQLFGGEGSDLLIFDEDDVVQTDNATVHFSGGSGFDVLLVDDPLENNMIDMSQTAFQELEGVLVNASNASIKLALDKILANSTDELSNNQFVCSGADSIDLLGYDWQQTDSLSTLSSSLKAAYEAKDIDTNALHAYTFSNNQGDEVTIWSDCDAQDIHLNPETDIV from the coding sequence ATGCAAGGAACTAAAGACAACGACAAAATCATCGGAACCAGTGCTGATGACGAAATCCATGTTCAAGAGGGACATGATGAAGTTGAAGGCCGCGACGGCAATGATTATGTCACCGGTGGCGCAGGCAGTGACCGACTGCTCGGCGAGGGCGGTGAAGATACCCTCTTTGGTGATACCCCCTACGATTTACAACCCGAGATAACACCAGAATCTCCGGACGGTAATATCGATGATTCATGGGGTACATCGCAAACCGTCTATGAATATCAAGCGGGTTCACAGGAGCCCAGTGAAAAAATCGAGCATAGCGTTCGCCTCGATAACTATCTGGTTGATGGTGAAGGTCAGCTCAGCAGCCTCTTTACCCTATCAAGCGATGAGCAAACGGTTACCGTGAAAATGATCGATGAACAAGGGAATATCTTGCAAAGTCATCGCGTTGAGATCAACGAGAACGGCCAGTTCGAACTCACCTTTCAATATGCAGATGCCGATGTAGACGACAATCGTTTATTTCATTTCCGTATTGAAAACGAGCTAGGTGAGTCTATCGATAGCATTGAGTCGCTCTCCTTTGTTGCGCATAACATCTTCGATGACACCATTTATGGTGGCCAAGGCGATGATGTAATTTTCGGTCAACAAGGCGATGACACCATCTATGGCGGTGAAGGTGATGATTTTATCGATGGTGATATCAATGATGACGCCCTCTTTGGTGGTGAAGGGGCTGACGTGCTTGTCGGTGGTGCTGGCCAAGATTTGCTTTCGGGTGGCAGTGACAATGACACTCTGCTCGGCAGTGATGGCGATGACACCCTCTATGGCGATGGCGGCGATGATCTGCTTTTAGGTGAGCTAGGTGATGATGTTATCGAAGGTGGCGAAGGTCAGGACACCCTGATTGGTGATGATGGCCAAGACACCCTCAAAGGCGATACGGGTCAAGATACCCTACTCGGCGGTCTAGGCGACGATACGCTGCTTGGTGGTTTAGATAACGATGAGCTGCATGGCGATGCTGGTAACGACCAACTGATTGGTGGTGCCGGTGATGATTTCATCATGGGCGGCGAAGGCCAAGACACACTCCAAGGTGACAGCGGTGACGATCTTCTTCTCGGTGGTGATGACAACGACCAAATCGAAGGCGGCGAAGGTAATGACCTGCTCTTTGGGGAGCTTGGTGATGACCATATTACTGGCGGTTTAGGTGATGATCAGCTTTATGGTGACGATGGCCAAGACACCCTTATCGCAGGTGAAGGCAATGACCAACTCTTTGCCGGTGCAGGCGATGATCGACTTTTTGGTGAAGCTGGCGACGACATTTTGCATGGTAACGAAGGCAACGACACGCTCGATGCAGGCAGCGGCGATGATGTGATTTATGCCGGTAGTGGTGATGACCATCTCATTGGCGGCGAAGGCAATGACACCCTCTTTGGTGAAGGTGGCGATAACCGCTTTGAAGGCGGCGCAGGCGACGACACCGTTTATAGCGACGCGGGTATCGACACTATTGATACAGGCACAGGCAACGACACTATCTTTGCCGGTGATGGCGACAATCGCATTGATGCTGGCACAGGTCATGACACGGTTTATGCGGGCAGCGGTACAGATGAAATTAATCTAGGGGATGGTAATGATCTGCTCTTTGCAGGCGACGGTGACAACCAAATCATTGCTGGTACTGGGGACGATCAAATCTACACCGGACAAGGTGCGGACACCATTGATGCTGGCGAAGGTCAAGACACCCTCTTTACCGGCGATGGTGACGATAAACTTCACCTTGGCGCAGGCGATGATACCGCTTATGCCGGCGCGGGCGATGATGTCATGTATGGACAAAGCGGCGCCAATACCCTCTATGGCGAAGATGGCAATGACACCCTATATGCAGGCCAAGATGCCAGCAAACTTTATGGCGGACAAGGCGCCGATACCCTAGAAGGCTCTACGCAAAGCGATGAGCTCCATGGTGGCGGCGATAATGATCTGATTCTCGCATCTGAAGGCGATGACCAAATCTCTGGCGGAAGTGGTGATGACAAACTTTACGCTGGTATCGGTGATGATGTCGCCCTTGGCGGTGCGGGTGATGATCTCATCCTAGGCGAACAAGGCGATGACATTCTTGTCGGCGATAGCGGCGATGATACCTTGATGGGCGGTGATGGCCGAGATTTACTCGCTGGCGGCAGTGGCGACGATCGTCTCGATGGTGGTCTGGGTCAAAGTGAGCTGTATGGTGATGAAGGTAACGATACCCTACTCAGTGGTGATGATGCCGACATTCTCAGTGGTGGTAGCGGCGATGACGTGATCACTGCCAATGCAGGCGATGACACGCTCTATGCTGGCAGTGGCCAAGATACGCTTGATGCGGGTAGCGGTAACGACCGAATCTTCGGTGAATCCGGACAAAATACCATTGATGCGGGCTCAGGTGATGACCAGATTTATGGCGGTATAGACCAAGACACCATTGATGCAGGTAGCGGTGACGATCTTGTGTACGCCGGAGATGGCGACGATCGCATTGAAGCAGGCCTAGGTGATGACTTCATCGATGCCGGTGCAGGCCAAGACGAACTCTATGGCGGTGAAGGTAACGATGCCCTCTTTGGCGGTGCCAATCAAGACTACCTCGTGGGTGGTGAGGGCCAAGACTACCTCGATGGTGGCAGCGGCGATGATACCCTGCAAGGTAGCGATGCAAGCGATACCCTCTATGGCGGTAGTGGCGCTGATACCATTCTTGGCGGTGAAGGCGATAATATTCTTTTCGCCGGTGATGGCCAAGATACCCTCACCATGGGTGCTGGTGACGATGTGGTTTATGGCGAAGCTGGGGATAACCAAATCACACTGGGTGATGGTGATAACACCCTCTTTGGTGGTAGCGGCGCTGATACCGCGCAGACCGGCCAAGGGCAAGACCATCTTTCAGGCGCTAGCGGAAATGACACTCTGCGCGCAGGTGCAGGCGATGATCTTCTCGAAGGGGGTGACAATCATGACACCCTTTACGGTGAGAGCGGCCAAGATACCCTACTTGGCGATACCGGTAACGATACCCTCTATGGCGGCGAAGGTGCGGATAAACTCTTTGCCGGTAGTGGACAAGATACCCTTTATGGCGGCGCAGGCGATGATGAACTGCATGGCCAAACAGGGCTAAACGCCCTCTTTGGTGATGCTGGTCGAGACACCCTCTATGGTGGTGATGGCAGTGATACGCTCGATGGTGGCGATGACGATGACCGTCTCGAGGGCTTTGCGGGTGATGACCAATTGTCTGGTGGCCAAGGTGATGACACGCTTGATGGCGGTGAAGGTGCAGATACCCTACTCGGCGGTTTGGGTGATGACAGCCTCAGCGATAGCCAAGGTGATAATCGACTCTATGGTAATGAGGGGCAAGATACCCTGACCACAGGCGCAGGTCATGACGTGCTCGATGGCGGCGCGGGTGATGATACTCTAGATGCAGGTGATGGACACAACACACTCTCTGGTGGCGCTGGTGCAGATACCCTGCTTTCAGGTGCAGGCAATGATCGCCTAGAAGGCGGCGATGACGATGACCAACTAACCACCACTGGCGGCGATAATGTGCTCTATGGTGACGGCGGTGACGATCGCTTAACGGCAGGCGCGGGACAAGATCAACTCTTTGGTGGCGATGGGCAAGACACACTCCTTGCAGGAAGCGGCGATGACCAACTCTCTGGCGATGCCGGCAACGACAAACTCTATGGCGGCAGTGGCGATGATCGACTCGAAGGTGGTCTTGGCGACGATAAGCTCTATGGCCAAAACAACGACGATATTCTTGAAGGTGGTGAAGGCAATGACAGTCTTTATGGTGGAAGCGGACAAGATACGCTGATTGCTGGTCTTGGCGATGACTTGCTCAAAGGCGATGGCGGCAACGACACCCTATGGGCCAATGAAGGTGATGACCGCTTAAAAGGTGGCAGCGGCGACGACCTCCTCTACGGTGAGGAAGGTGATGATACCCTTGAGGGTGACAGCGGAAGCGATCAACTCTATGGCGCTATCGGCGATGATACCCTCAGTGGCGGTAGTGGCGCCGATAAGCTTTCAGGCGGCGATGGACAAGACGTTCTATATGGCGGTGATGACAGTGATTTTCTTGACGGCGGTAGCGAGTCAGACCGTTTGTATGGCGATGGTGGTGACGATCTGCTCTTTGGCCTTACCGGCGATGATACCCTCGATGGCGGCAGCGGTGTTGACCAACTCTTTGGCGGCGAAGGCAGTGACCTGCTGATCTTTGATGAAGATGATGTGGTCCAAACCGACAATGCCACGGTGCATTTTAGTGGCGGCAGCGGCTTTGATGTCTTACTGGTCGATGACCCACTTGAAAATAATATGATCGATATGAGTCAAACCGCGTTCCAAGAGCTCGAAGGCGTTTTAGTCAATGCCTCCAATGCATCCATTAAGTTGGCGCTAGATAAGATCCTCGCCAATAGCACCGATGAGCTATCTAACAATCAATTTGTATGTAGCGGCGCAGATAGCATTGATCTTCTGGGCTATGACTGGCAACAAACCGATAGTCTCAGCACCCTATCAAGCTCACTAAAAGCCGCCTATGAAGCCAAAGATATTGATACCAATGCGCTTCATGCTTATACCTTTAGCAACAACCAAGGCGATGAGGTGACGATTTGGAGCGATTGTGATGCGCAAGATATTCACTTGAACCCTGAAACGGATATCGTTTGA
- a CDS encoding HlyD family type I secretion periplasmic adaptor subunit, whose amino-acid sequence MPRLNTPLLNTQRIIVLGLCLLFLGVGGFLVWSMTAKLESASIASGQLVVESERKKIQHLAGGWVKAIHVKEGQRVEPGDLLIELSDAHAEANYQQVYQRVVSLEASQIRLKAQLKNQEALDFSALQTIQMSAVQNIYQHQRLLFEQARLQQQMEQSQYEQQGRLLAQQEQGTVFQLRAVARQLSLIAQEIQMTKQLLEKGYVAKTKLLELQRHHASVRAHQAELQAQKSVLKEQIVALKQAYEAQQLAKRSQYTQELALNSEALRDAKQALHAVTDVRKRVEIRSEHQGVVVGLSVHSVGGVVRPGQVLMELVPVNDNLVVEVTLSPQDIDLVRVGMPARIRLSAYNVRTTPAFAGTVIHVDADRLNQSRESSQSGYQVRIAFEQAELERFNSIELYPGMPAEVYVLHESRTMMDYLLAPLQRGYYRAFREAS is encoded by the coding sequence ATGCCACGTCTTAATACGCCACTTTTAAATACGCAACGAATTATTGTGTTGGGACTATGTTTGCTGTTTTTAGGTGTAGGGGGCTTCTTGGTATGGTCGATGACCGCAAAGCTTGAGTCGGCATCTATCGCTTCAGGTCAACTGGTGGTGGAGAGTGAACGTAAGAAAATTCAGCATTTAGCTGGGGGATGGGTCAAGGCGATTCATGTTAAAGAGGGACAACGCGTTGAACCTGGCGATCTGTTAATTGAGCTTTCTGATGCGCATGCAGAAGCCAATTATCAGCAAGTCTATCAGCGGGTGGTTAGTCTTGAGGCCAGTCAAATTCGCCTGAAAGCGCAGCTGAAAAACCAAGAGGCACTGGATTTTTCTGCGCTGCAAACTATTCAAATGAGCGCGGTACAAAATATTTATCAGCACCAACGATTATTGTTTGAGCAAGCGCGATTGCAGCAACAGATGGAGCAAAGTCAGTATGAGCAGCAAGGGCGATTGTTAGCCCAGCAGGAGCAAGGCACTGTGTTTCAGCTTCGCGCGGTGGCGCGCCAGTTATCACTCATTGCACAAGAGATCCAAATGACCAAGCAACTGCTTGAAAAGGGATATGTTGCCAAAACAAAGCTGCTTGAATTGCAACGTCACCACGCTTCAGTGCGCGCGCATCAAGCCGAGCTGCAAGCACAAAAAAGCGTACTCAAAGAGCAAATAGTAGCTCTCAAACAAGCCTATGAGGCTCAGCAGCTCGCCAAACGATCGCAATATACCCAAGAGTTAGCGCTAAATAGTGAAGCGCTTCGCGATGCTAAGCAAGCGCTGCATGCCGTCACCGATGTGCGCAAACGCGTTGAAATTCGCAGTGAACACCAAGGTGTAGTGGTGGGCTTGAGTGTTCACAGTGTCGGTGGTGTGGTTCGCCCGGGACAGGTACTGATGGAGCTGGTGCCTGTTAACGATAATTTGGTTGTTGAGGTGACGCTGTCACCGCAAGATATCGATTTGGTCCGAGTTGGGATGCCTGCGCGTATTCGGCTGAGCGCTTATAATGTGCGAACAACACCGGCATTTGCTGGCACCGTGATTCATGTCGATGCCGATCGCTTGAATCAGAGTCGTGAATCGAGCCAAAGCGGCTATCAGGTGCGAATTGCATTTGAGCAAGCAGAGCTTGAGCGGTTTAATAGTATTGAGCTTTATCCTGGTATGCCAGCTGAGGTCTATGTGCTTCATGAGTCGAGAACCATGATGGATTATCTGTTGGCACCTTTGCAGCGAGGTTATTACCGCGCTTTTCGTGAAGCATCTTAA